From the genome of Sulfurimonas sp., one region includes:
- the rpmI gene encoding 50S ribosomal protein L35, translated as MPKMKSVKGAVKRFKVKKNGSVKRGTAYRSHILTKQDADTRRKQNTPKVVAKVDEKSIKEMIN; from the coding sequence ATGCCTAAAATGAAATCGGTAAAAGGCGCTGTAAAGCGTTTTAAAGTTAAGAAAAATGGTTCTGTTAAACGCGGTACTGCTTACAGAAGTCACATTCTAACTAAACAAGATGCAGATACTCGTCGTAAGCAAAATACTCCTAAAGTAGTTGCTAAAGTTGATGAGAAAAGTATTAAGGAAATGATTAACTAA
- a CDS encoding hydrogenase small subunit: protein MRVVIIGGGIAAVYLANNLKKQDTSIEVTILSDEKYPPYDRIHLCRLVDGTSDMEDIKLPLDPTVSLELEQKITSIDKEKKRVLSNDSMFSYDKLIIATGSQPISLLDENLKNVAVFRSSQNCLQIRENLNDRELVVVGSGPIGLELLETLNDIEQVKSITLLIRGSHLYNKNLSLESIEIMKKCYTESGKIKISFEDEIVDTVIEDNEIKTLKTKKLEIQNPYIVFGVGIKPNIDPFKDTLKCNKGILTNNYMQADPDIYAVGECAEVEELSFIAGHVKECTAEADVAISHITGNDLKEFELEVSIDMLKVGEFDLVEVSSAKFAEGFEKIVISSKEFNRMDEYFLNDDKLTRFIGINSNVDVGYVETLIKEGHEVDINYLYENRVVGERGRLICSCEHIYHQDLVDIVTQTGISSFSELADFTEAGRVCGRCKMMVSDVIKESQHLIDPNMPRKSAEDIKREREIAEVQKRIDKFNTLHPRNELTTENLESAMESLDIGKKEVNSWISMVTASMKLHPNFEQVVEGAVCSLNRVPIIWLELSDCSGNSEAFIKSTNPAIEDLIFDYVSLDYHELIMSASGDQSETILEDIIKTQKDEYILIVEGAVPLGLDGKFLRLGPNGETGYELLKKCAKDAALVMAVGSCAYDGGIVAAEPNPTGAVGVADALGRKDIINLPGCPVNPTNIVGTLLSYLMFEELPELDSTNRPLWAYEGRVHDNCERRGHYELGEFVKEWGDIGAKKGWCLFEMGCKGPYANVNCPTMKFNGGTSWPVQAGHGCMGCTELGFFDKFANEREYVEEEDDE, encoded by the coding sequence ATGAGAGTTGTAATTATTGGCGGTGGTATAGCTGCAGTTTATTTGGCAAATAACTTAAAAAAGCAAGACACATCTATAGAGGTCACAATACTTAGTGACGAGAAATATCCTCCATATGACAGGATACACTTATGCAGGCTGGTTGATGGAACATCAGATATGGAAGATATTAAACTTCCTCTTGATCCAACCGTTAGCCTAGAATTAGAGCAAAAAATCACTTCAATAGATAAAGAGAAGAAAAGAGTCCTATCAAACGATTCAATGTTTAGTTACGACAAACTAATCATTGCAACGGGTTCACAACCAATCTCACTTTTAGACGAAAACCTTAAAAACGTAGCAGTATTTAGAAGTTCTCAAAATTGTTTGCAGATCAGAGAGAATCTAAATGATAGAGAATTGGTAGTAGTAGGAAGCGGTCCTATAGGACTTGAGCTATTAGAGACACTTAATGATATAGAACAAGTTAAAAGCATAACTCTTTTGATCAGAGGAAGTCATCTTTATAACAAAAACCTCTCTTTGGAGAGTATAGAGATTATGAAAAAATGCTATACGGAATCAGGAAAGATAAAAATATCTTTTGAAGATGAGATAGTAGATACCGTAATCGAAGATAACGAGATTAAAACACTAAAAACTAAAAAGCTTGAGATTCAAAACCCTTACATAGTTTTTGGTGTTGGTATAAAACCAAATATAGATCCTTTCAAAGATACACTTAAATGTAATAAAGGGATTTTGACAAACAACTATATGCAAGCTGACCCTGATATATATGCAGTCGGTGAGTGTGCAGAGGTCGAAGAACTTTCTTTTATAGCTGGACACGTAAAAGAGTGTACGGCTGAAGCTGATGTGGCAATTTCACATATAACAGGAAATGATCTAAAAGAGTTTGAACTTGAAGTAAGTATTGATATGCTCAAAGTTGGTGAGTTTGATCTTGTTGAAGTATCATCGGCTAAATTTGCAGAGGGCTTTGAAAAGATTGTTATTAGCTCAAAAGAGTTTAACAGAATGGATGAGTACTTTTTAAACGATGATAAGCTGACACGTTTTATAGGTATAAACTCAAACGTAGACGTAGGTTATGTTGAGACACTTATAAAAGAGGGACATGAAGTAGATATAAACTATCTTTATGAAAACCGTGTTGTAGGTGAACGTGGACGTCTTATATGTTCATGTGAGCATATCTATCACCAAGATCTTGTTGATATAGTTACACAAACAGGAATTTCTAGTTTTTCTGAACTAGCAGACTTTACTGAAGCTGGACGTGTTTGTGGTCGCTGTAAAATGATGGTTAGCGATGTTATAAAAGAATCTCAACATCTTATTGATCCAAATATGCCAAGAAAAAGTGCCGAAGATATAAAACGCGAGCGTGAGATAGCAGAGGTTCAAAAACGTATAGATAAGTTTAATACCTTGCATCCTAGAAATGAGTTGACAACTGAAAACTTAGAGAGTGCTATGGAGTCTTTAGATATAGGTAAAAAAGAAGTAAACTCTTGGATATCTATGGTTACGGCATCCATGAAGCTGCATCCAAACTTTGAACAGGTTGTAGAGGGGGCGGTATGTTCACTAAACAGAGTCCCTATTATCTGGCTTGAACTAAGTGATTGTAGCGGAAATAGTGAAGCATTTATAAAATCAACAAATCCAGCTATAGAAGATCTGATTTTTGATTATGTTTCATTAGATTATCATGAGTTGATTATGAGTGCCAGCGGTGATCAAAGTGAGACTATTTTAGAAGATATTATAAAAACTCAAAAGGATGAGTATATTCTAATAGTTGAAGGTGCAGTTCCGTTAGGACTTGATGGTAAGTTCTTACGTCTTGGACCAAACGGTGAAACAGGTTATGAGCTACTCAAAAAATGTGCCAAAGATGCTGCACTTGTAATGGCAGTTGGTTCATGTGCATATGATGGCGGTATAGTAGCGGCTGAGCCAAATCCTACAGGTGCTGTTGGTGTTGCAGATGCACTTGGACGTAAAGATATTATAAATCTCCCTGGTTGTCCGGTAAACCCAACGAACATAGTAGGAACCCTGCTTTCATATTTGATGTTTGAAGAGTTGCCTGAACTAGATAGTACAAACCGTCCATTATGGGCGTATGAAGGACGTGTACATGATAATTGTGAGCGTCGCGGACATTATGAACTTGGTGAGTTTGTAAAAGAGTGGGGTGATATTGGAGCTAAAAAAGGCTGGTGTTTATTTGAGATGGGTTGTAAAGGACCATATGCAAATGTTAACTGTCCGACTATGAAATTCAACGGTGGTACGAGCTGGCCTGTTCAAGCAGGGCATGGTTGTATGGGATGTACAGAACTTGGCTTTTTTGATAAGTTTGCAAACGAAAGAGAATATGTGGAGGAAGAGGACGATGAGTAA
- a CDS encoding nickel-dependent hydrogenase large subunit encodes MSNLANKKKIVIDPITRIEGHLRAEVEVDDNGIVQEAWVSGQLFRGIETILKGRDPRDAGLMAGRICGVCTNSHFRGAITCVEDAYSIEIPKNADIIRDLMAMALFIQDHVVHFYHLHSLDFADVTSALKADAKTATKEAPKYTKNPYRNSVAHYENVLAKLTKFVESGKLGPFANAYWGHCEYRLSPEQNLIIISHYLDALKFQTEISKAVAIFGGKTPHPQSLVVGGVTSVADMLNPQRLNDYLFIMKEAKEFVERAYLADMKLISKVYRGEIKAGIGRANGNFMCVGGYEFEGERRLFCNGVVYGHDFANIEEFDPSKVTEEVDRAWYDENDEICYTDLNEDGTLKTEKNDDKYSWIKAPRYDGKTVETGPLARVLVSYHKGNDLIKSFVDEFLKDTDLDVMDLSTTVGRNAARAIESLYICEYIFKLVSRLIQNIKYYDTDTWAKYDFEKLPKSTKGAAFLEVPRGVLVHLVEVDDAKIKNYSVMAPTTWNATPKNLDGLRGAYEEALIGISVADREKPLEVLRIIHSFDPCLACAVHIIDTKGKELSRYKIKTI; translated from the coding sequence ATGAGTAATCTTGCCAATAAGAAAAAAATAGTAATAGACCCTATCACAAGAATTGAAGGACACCTAAGAGCCGAAGTTGAGGTAGATGATAACGGTATAGTTCAAGAAGCTTGGGTAAGCGGACAGCTTTTTCGTGGAATTGAGACTATTTTAAAAGGTCGTGATCCAAGAGATGCAGGGCTTATGGCAGGACGTATATGCGGTGTTTGTACAAATTCACATTTCCGCGGTGCTATAACTTGTGTAGAGGATGCTTATTCAATTGAAATTCCAAAAAATGCTGATATTATCCGTGATCTTATGGCTATGGCTTTGTTTATTCAAGACCATGTTGTTCACTTTTACCATCTTCACTCTCTTGATTTTGCAGATGTAACTTCAGCGCTAAAAGCCGATGCGAAAACTGCAACAAAAGAGGCTCCTAAATATACTAAAAACCCTTACAGAAACTCAGTTGCACACTATGAAAATGTTTTGGCAAAACTAACTAAGTTTGTAGAATCAGGCAAGCTTGGACCGTTTGCAAATGCTTATTGGGGTCATTGTGAGTATAGACTCTCACCTGAACAAAACTTGATAATTATTTCACACTATCTCGATGCTCTTAAATTTCAAACTGAGATCTCTAAAGCCGTAGCTATATTTGGCGGTAAAACACCACACCCTCAAAGTTTGGTAGTCGGTGGTGTTACAAGTGTAGCAGATATGTTAAATCCGCAACGTTTGAATGATTACTTATTTATCATGAAAGAGGCTAAAGAGTTTGTTGAACGTGCGTATTTAGCAGATATGAAATTAATCTCAAAAGTATACAGAGGTGAGATAAAAGCGGGAATCGGTAGAGCCAATGGAAACTTTATGTGTGTTGGCGGTTATGAATTTGAAGGTGAGAGAAGACTGTTTTGTAACGGTGTAGTATATGGACACGACTTTGCAAATATAGAAGAGTTTGATCCATCAAAAGTAACCGAAGAGGTTGACCGTGCATGGTATGATGAAAATGATGAGATCTGTTATACCGATCTAAATGAAGACGGAACGCTTAAAACTGAAAAAAATGATGATAAATACTCATGGATAAAAGCTCCTAGATATGATGGTAAAACGGTTGAAACAGGACCACTTGCACGTGTACTTGTGAGTTACCATAAAGGGAATGATCTTATAAAGTCTTTTGTTGATGAGTTTTTAAAAGACACAGATCTTGATGTGATGGACCTCTCAACTACTGTTGGTAGAAATGCTGCCAGAGCTATAGAGAGTTTATATATATGTGAGTATATTTTTAAACTAGTATCTCGTCTTATTCAAAATATAAAATATTACGACACCGATACATGGGCAAAATATGATTTTGAAAAACTGCCAAAATCTACAAAAGGTGCTGCATTTTTAGAAGTACCACGTGGGGTCTTAGTACATTTGGTTGAAGTTGATGATGCTAAGATAAAAAACTACTCGGTAATGGCACCTACTACTTGGAATGCTACACCTAAAAACTTAGATGGGCTTCGTGGTGCATACGAAGAAGCTTTAATAGGTATAAGTGTTGCAGATAGAGAAAAACCTTTAGAAGTTCTTCGTATAATCCACTCATTTGATCCATGTCTTGCATGTGCAGTACATATAATAGACACTAAGGGAAAAGAGTTAAGTCGTTATAAAATAAAAACTATCTAG
- a CDS encoding SDR family oxidoreductase, with product MKKAIVTGASGGIGGSISQRILELGFYVIGISRNKPEKLLENENFTHIECDLSDEKDTIALCDKLKKENISILINCAGFGKFEPHEELNQRTITQMTFLNLTAPMLLTNALLRDLKKNDGYLINISSIEALRSSKFAGVYSATKAGLKAFSDSLFEECRKSSLSITNINPDMTQSYFYDSLRFDVSDNENEKLYASDIADALEHILKMRKGAVVSEYTIRSLNFGIKKK from the coding sequence GTGAAAAAAGCAATAGTTACAGGAGCAAGCGGAGGTATTGGAGGTTCAATATCTCAAAGGATATTAGAGCTTGGATTTTATGTTATCGGCATTAGCAGAAACAAGCCTGAAAAACTATTAGAAAATGAAAATTTTACACATATAGAATGTGACTTATCTGATGAAAAAGATACAATAGCACTTTGTGACAAACTAAAAAAAGAAAACATATCTATACTAATAAACTGTGCAGGTTTTGGCAAGTTTGAACCTCATGAAGAACTAAACCAAAGAACAATAACACAGATGACTTTTTTAAATCTTACGGCACCAATGCTTTTAACAAATGCACTATTAAGAGATCTTAAAAAAAATGATGGTTATCTTATAAATATCAGCTCAATTGAAGCTCTTCGTTCATCTAAGTTTGCAGGTGTTTATTCAGCTACAAAAGCAGGTTTAAAAGCTTTTAGCGATTCACTTTTTGAAGAGTGTAGAAAAAGCTCGCTAAGCATTACAAACATAAATCCGGATATGACACAGAGCTATTTTTATGATTCTTTACGTTTTGATGTAAGCGATAATGAAAATGAAAAACTTTACGCTTCAGATATAGCCGATGCATTGGAGCATATACTTAAAATGCGTAAAGGTGCGGTTGTTAGTGAATACACTATAAGAAGTTTGAATTTTGGAATTAAAAAGAAGTAG
- the rplT gene encoding 50S ribosomal protein L20 produces MPRVKTGVVRRRRHKRLLKLAKGFYQGRRKHFRKAKEQLERSLVYAHRDRKQKKRDFRKLWIIRINAATRLNGMNYSTFMNGVKKAGIELDRKILADMAMNDAAAFSAVVEASKAALAK; encoded by the coding sequence ATGCCAAGAGTAAAAACAGGTGTTGTTCGTAGAAGAAGACACAAAAGATTATTAAAATTAGCGAAAGGCTTTTACCAAGGTCGTCGTAAACACTTTAGAAAAGCTAAAGAGCAATTAGAGCGTTCATTAGTATACGCTCACAGAGATCGTAAGCAGAAAAAACGTGATTTCCGTAAATTATGGATCATCCGTATCAATGCAGCGACTCGTTTAAACGGTATGAACTATTCAACTTTCATGAATGGTGTTAAAAAAGCCGGTATCGAACTAGATCGTAAAATTCTAGCTGACATGGCTATGAACGATGCAGCAGCGTTTAGTGCAGTTGTTGAAGCTTCAAAAGCAGCATTAGCTAAATAA